The proteins below come from a single Triticum aestivum cultivar Chinese Spring chromosome 5D, IWGSC CS RefSeq v2.1, whole genome shotgun sequence genomic window:
- the LOC123122196 gene encoding probable hydroxyacylglutathione hydrolase 2, chloroplastic, producing MRMFSKACSLVVSSLPRCSSSAPAIRGQPSLIPRVSRKWLGKPLMYGIGTLLVMPLRTIHGVGRMFGAARYLCNMTSVSSSLQIELVPCLQDNYAYILHDVDTGTVGVVDPSEAVPIINALEKRNQNLTYILNTHHHYDHTGGNLELKATYGAKVIGSEKDKDRIPGIDITLSEGDTWMFAGHQVLVMETPGHTSGHVSFYFPGSGAIFTGDTLFSLSCGKLFEGTPEQMYSSLQKIVALPDVTKVYCGHEYTLSNSRFALSIEPGNEELQEYAASTADLRNKNTPTVPTTIAREKQCNPFLRTSSPEIKKRLSIPDHFDDARVLEVIRRAKDNF from the exons ATGCGGATGTTCTCCAAGGCCTGCTCGCTCGTCGTCTCCTCCCTCCCGCGCTGCTCCTCCTCCGCCCCCGCG ATTAGGGGCCAGCCGTCGTTGATACCGAGGGTGAGCAGGAAATGGCTCGGGAAGCCGCTCATGTACGGGATCGGCACGCTGCTGGTCATGCCCCTGAGGACCATCCACGGGGTGGGCCGGATGTTCGGCGCCGCGCGCTACCTCTGCAACATGACCAGCGTCTCCTCGTCGCTGCAAATCGAGCTC GTACCCTGTCTTCAAGATAACTATGCGTACATCTTGCATGATGTGGATACTGGGACAGTTGGAGTGGTAGACCCTTCTGAGGCGGTGCCTATCATAAACGCATTGGAAAAGAGAAACCAGAACTTGACCTACATATTAAACACCCATCATCACTATGATCATACTGGTGGCAACTTGGAACTGAAGGCGACATATGGTGCAAAG gtaaTTGGTTCTGAGAAGGATAAAGATCGAATTCCTGGCATTGACATAACTCTGAGTGAGGGTGACACATGGATGTTTGCGGGTCATCAAGTTCTTGTAATGGAAACTCCTGGTCATACATCAG GTCATGTGAGCTTTTATTTCCCTGGATCTGGAGCAATATTTACAGGTGATACCTTGTTTAGTCTATCATGTGGAAAGCTTTTTGAGGGGACTCCAGAACAG ATGTACTCTTCACTACAAAAAATTGTAGCTCTTCCAGATGTGACAAAGGTGTACTGTGGACATGAATATACTCTG AGTAATTCAAGGTTTGCCTTGAGCATAGAACCAGGAAATGAAGAACTTCAGGAATACGCTGCAAGTACAGCTGATCTGCGCAATAAGAATACACCAACG GTGCCAACAACAATTGCGAGAGAGAAGCAGTGCAATCCTTTCTTGAGGACCTCAAGTCCAGAGATAAAGAAAAGGCTGTCCATTCCAGATCATTTCGATGATGCACGTGTTCTTGAAGTTATCCGACGGGCGAAGGATAATTTTTGA